The sequence below is a genomic window from Cohaesibacter gelatinilyticus.
GCATGATCTGCCCTTCTGTATGATGCGTATTTATAATTGATACGTACAGGCAAACAACCAGATCACATCGAGCCTTTTCATGACCACATTGCGACTGATTTTAGGAGATCAATTGAGCCCGTCCATATCGGCACTCGAGGAATGCGACCCAGCCAAGGATGTCATCCTGATGTGTGAGGTTTGGGATGAAGCGACCTATGTGAAACATCACAAGAAGAAGATCGCCTTTCTCTTCTCGGCCATGCGCCATTTTGCCAGGGACCTGACCGAGAACGGCTATCAGCTGGACTATGTAAAGCTGGATGATCCGGAGAATTCAGGCTCGCTACAAGCTGAGGTCAGCCGTGCCCTGAAGCGTCATGCAATAGAGCGCATCGTCGTAACCTTTCCCGGCGAGTATCGTTTGCTGGAAGAATTTCTACGCTGGGAAAGCCTCTTCAATCTGCCTGTTGAGATCCGCCCGGATACGCGCTTTCTTTGCTCGCCTGATGGCTTTGCCAATTGGGCCAGGGGCCGCAAGCAATTGCGCATGGAATATTTCTATCGCGAGATGCGAAAGCATTATTCCGTGCTAATTGAAGGCGATCAACCAGTTGGTGGGCAATGGAATTATGATGCAGAAAACAGAAAGCCGCCATCAAGCGGGCTGAGCATTCCAGATCCTGCCAGCTTCGCCCCCGATGACATCACAAAAGAGGTGCTGAAGCTGGTGGCCGAACGCTTTGCCGATCACTTTGGTGATCTGGAGCCTTTTGCCTTTGCCGTCACCCGCGAAGACGCACTGAGAGTGCTGGGCCGTTTCATCGCCCAGCGCCTGCCCCATTTTGGTGATTATCAGGATGCCATGATTGAGGGAGAACCATGGATGTTCCATTCCCATATCAGCTTCTATCTCAATTCCGGCTTGTTACACCCCATGGAATGCATCAAAGCGGCCGAACGCGCTTGGCATGAAGGTCGCGCGCCGCTGAATGCCGTGGAAGGGTTCACCCGCCAGATCCTTGGTTGGCGAGAATATATACGCGGCATCTATTGGCTGAAAATGCCCGATTATGGGCAAACCAATTTCCTTGAGGCCAAGCACGATCTGCCTGCTTTTTACTGGACTGCAAACACCCAGATGAATTGCCTGCGCCAATGTGTGCTGGAAACCAGGGCCAATGCCTATGCCCATCACATTCAGCGGCTGATGGTTCTGGGCAATTTCGCCCTTCTGGCCGGGATCGAGCCCAAGCAGGTCAATGAATGGTTCCTGATCGTCTATGCCGACGCCTATGAATGGGTCGAACTGCCAAATGTCTCGGGCATGATCCTCTATGCCGATGGTGGTCTTTTGGCCAGCAAGCCCTATGCAGCAGGCGGAGCTTACATCAACAAGATGTCCAACTATTGCAAATCCTGCCGCTTCAAGGTGAGCAAGAAAAACGGCGCTGATGCGTGCCCGTTCAATTATCTCTATTGGGATTTCCTCGCCCGCAATCGCGACAAACTGCAAGACAACCCGCGCATCGCCATGATGTATAGAAGCTATGACCGCATGAGCGAACAAAAACATCAGGCCATAGCGGATGATGCGAGACGTTTCTTCAAAACACTATGATAGCTATACTCCCACGAAGCAACGTTGCAATTTCCTTGAGTACCAGACCTCACTACACTAGGTTCAAGTGGAGTATTTGGGGCGTTGGAACAGACAGGGCAGCGTGAGATGATAATCAAAAAACTGTTTGGACTAATGTCATCAAAGTCCAAACAGGAAACAAAAGAAGAAACAAGACAGCGCCAAAACAACTATATCAAAGCTCAGCACCGCACATGGCAATTGGCTTGGCATGATCTCTTCAATCAGGATCCCGGTCAGGCCAGCGCGGACAATGCGGCAAAAGACAGCCAGATCCCGGACGATCCCAATTGTGACTACAGGTTGATCTTCGGCTTTTGCGAAATCACAAAAGGCACCCGTGCTGCTTGTCTATCCCTGTTGCCACATGGTGATGAATTGACCAAACGGTTCGAGCAATTTTACAACACGCAAAACACCCCCATTCCACCAGCCAAAGCCATGGATTTGGCCGGAAAACTGACCGAAACCATAAATAACTGCCATATCAATTTCGAAGCAGACTGGAACAACATAATCATCGCTGAGATGAACGACAAAACAGCCCTTGACGCACTCGAAATCGAACATGATCTTCATGAGTTGTTTGAAGGATCTTTACTCGAACCACATCCTGAAGAAAAACTCGAAATGCTTGCTGCAGATCTGTTTCTGACAGAGCCATTTTACGTAGCGGCGGGCAATTATTATCAAGCCGGTCGCTGGATCACTGGCCTCTATCATGAACCTGCTCGAGATAAATGTCTCGCCATCGTCTATGCGCTCTGGCTGGGCGGATGGGATCTCTCGGTCGGTCGCAAAGGCATTGCCCTTATCCCGCTTCGCTAGATCAAAAATCTGGTAGATTTGGCGCCAAAATGGCCAAGCCATTGTTTCCAAGAATATTCTTGTCCGAAAACCGCACACACTTTTCAGAAATATGCTCTAGATGTGATAGGAGCCCCTCTGGCAAGATGGAAAGACACCATCATGCCAGAGGGAGACACTCATTTTCTTCTTCTACCCCGATTTTGATCAGGCCAGTTCATCCTGAATGACCACTGTCTGGTCATTGAAGGTCACTTCTTCAAAGCCATAGAGGAAATCGACTTTGTTCGTGGTCTGATTATAAACCGCGACGCCATTGCCATCTTCCGTTCGGGCAAAGTTCCAGTCCGATGAGGTGCCGTCAATCACGAAGACATCCTTGCCATCCGTGCCACTGACATATTCGAGCTCATCGGGATTATCCGTCACGATGGTCCGCCCCACATTGCTGGCGGTCAGATCGATTTCCGTATCATTGAAACGCAAGATTTCGAAGTCATAGACAATATCAAAGCCTGCATCATTCCAGATCAGAATACCTGCTCCATCATCTGATTTTGCCCAATTGTAATCCTTGGACGCCCCATCAATGACAAAGACGTCATTGCCGGCAGTGCCACCAATATATTCCTCGATGCCAGCTTCATCCTTCACCTTCATGGCTTCAGACCCGTCACCGGTCAGCTTCACACTCTTGTCGGTAAACTGGATAGTCTCGAAATCATAAAGGATGTCAAAGCCCTGATCATTCCAGATCATGGTGCCTTGGCCATCATCACTCGGCCCCCATTGATAATCGGTGGATTTGCCATTGATGATGAAGGTATCTGTCCCGACCGTACCGGAAACATACTGCTCCTCACCAGCAATATCTGTGACATTGATCTGACCGACCTTGTCACCTGTTAGATCCACGCTCTTGTCAGAGAACTGAATGGCCTCGAAATCATAAAGAATATCAAAGCCATTGTTGTTCCAGACCAGCATGCCCTCACCATCATCGGACGGTGCCCAATTATAGTCCGAAGACTTGCCATTGATGACAAAGGTATCCTTATACTCGGTTCCACCAAGATATTGTGTCTCGGCAGGATCATCCTGTACGGTAATGCCCTTGGCCGTCACAGTCACCGTCACCGTTGCCGTGGTGGTCTTCTTGCCGTCACTCAGCACATAGGTGAAGCTATCCTCACCGACAAATCCGGAATTTGGCGTATAGACAATCTTGTCATCAGATGTGTCATTGGCTGTTCCGTTATTGTCGATCCTGACACTGCCATTGGCCGGGTTGGTCACGGACGCTATGGACAATATATCTCCATCCGGATCCGAGTCATTGGCCAGAACATCAAGAGTGAGCGCATCATCCATCTTGGTGCTGCCACTATCATCCTGAGCAACCGGGGCCTTGTTTGCATTGGCCTCCGCGTCGGGGATCAGCCTCACATTGTCCAGATCAATATCGTAATTCGCGCCAGACCCCGATGTCGTATCCGAAAATTTGATGGTGGTGCTGTCACTGGTAGCCGTAAAAGTGAACGTGAAATATTTCTTGTCGGCACTTGTGAAAGGCCCGCTTATTGTTTGCACAAAATCAGCACCACCCGCTCCAAGAGCCTCGATCTTGAGTTTCGCGGCAACACTGTCCAATCCCTTGGCCTGACCCACATCAAATGTCAGGATATAGGTCTTGCCTGTTTCGGTTTTGACGGTCTGGCTGATGGAACTTCCACCATATTGATTGCTCCAACCGCCAAGGGCAACGGATGCCTCCCCATCAGATGCCCGGGCAGGATCAATATGACGCCCTGTCGGGCCTTCAATTGTCCAGCCATGAGGGGCTTTGTTCAGCCCCGACGGCCCCATCTCGAAAGAACCATTGAGAAGCAGATTGTCAACAGCGCCATCAAACGTCATCTGTTTGCGGTTGAAACCGGGACCAGACCAGTCAAGGTCCAGCCTGCCAGGGCCGCCGCCTTCAAAATAGCGCACTTCAATCTTGTGAAGACCGGCATCCAGATTCAGCGTGACGGTTTTCTGTGTCGGAGCTTGCATGCCATCATTATCAATGACCAGCTTGCCATCGATATAGAGTCTGGCTCCATCATCGCTGGTAAAATAGAAGGTATGTGAGCCATCCCGGGCGACATCGAAATCACCCGTGGCCCGCATGGCGAAATCATCTTTCGGACCGCCGGTATAATAGGCCTCGCTACCGCTATAATCGAGCTTGTCCAGCTGTTCGACATGCGCCGGATTGGCATTTTCAAAATCAATCTGGTCCAGACTGGTGACATTGGCCGGGATGCTGAAAAATTCAGCGCGCAGATCCCCTGTGCCGTCAAACAAAGGCTGGGTCGGCTCCACCGAGACCATCGGCGCAACAGATGGAACGCCAGCCTTGTTCCAGGCAAACAGCATCCAGCTACCGGCGGAAACCTCATTGGCATTTTCCGGCAGGGTCACTTCAATAGTGTTATTGGGGCCGAGCTTGAAGTCCAGCTTTACCATTCTGGCTTCCATATTGAAGGAATGGGTCGCAGCACCGGATTTCACAAAGGTCAACTTGGCGATATCGGCGGCATTGTCAGCTGTGATCGTGAATGTCTGGCCCGGCTTCAGGCTGTCAGGAACACCGGAAATGACCGGACGATCTGCCAGTGTACCATCTTCATTATACAGATAAGGCGGGCGATAGATCTGGCTGTCGAGATAATTGTTTTCTGCAGATCCGGCAGCGCCACCACCAAGGGAAAGCACCGTGCCATCATTCAGCAGAACCGTCGCGGAATGATAGAGGCGCGGCTGGTCTTCATCGGCACCATAGGTGATCGTGCCGGTCTCCGGATCCCAGATGGCAGCGGTTTTATCCGCGCCGGATTCCTTGTTGCCCACCGATGTACCGCCATTGACCAGAACGGTTCCGTCGGCCAGCACGGTCAGATCAGACCAGTTACGGTCCTGGCTGAGCGCACCGGATTTCTCAAAAACAGGTGTCGGACCATTGATATCCATGGTCCACAGATCACCATTGGACGCCATGACCAGCAGCTTTCCGGCTTCATACATGATGGCCGGAGCATCCCAGGAAAAAGCAAAGGGAAGCGTACCAATCTCGGTCAGGCTGCCATTGCCGGACGGGTCCAGCGACATGACTTCGATCTTGTTGTCATTGCCCTTCGATGTGGCAAAATAGATGACCTGCCCGTCCTTGTTCAGAAAAGCACGAGGATAGAGAGAGGCCGCCCCCAGATCCGTGTCAGTCGCCCCATCCAGCTTGCGCCAGCCTTCACCGGGCGTGAAGATTTCCGGGGTAGAAACACCGCGGCCATTTTCATCGGTGCCACCCAGAATGACAATTTGCCCGGTTGGCAGCGACACCATGGACGGATACCAGCGGGCAAAATGCATGTCCCCGACCGCTGATGCCTCCAGAGAAAGATCACTGCTGTCAAATTCATTGACATCACTGACGCCCTTGTTCGTCCCACCGAGCGGACGGCGGTCCCCACCACCAATCAGGATCTTGTCCGTTCCAGGAAGAATGATCGCCGCAGAGCAGAAAATATCCGTCGGCGTGGTATTGGCCAGCGTCTGATGGGTGCCGGTCACAGGGTCATAAACATCATAGATGAATTGCCCGCCCTGCATGCCACGGCTGTCAGTGCCAAATGTCAGCACCTTGCCATCCTGTGTCACAATGGCATGAAGACCAATCAACGGCCATGCTTTCAGATCGTCCCAACTTCCCTTGGTATTTCCCGTCATTCCAATTCTCCCCCATAGAGCGCGTTAGAAAGGCCCGGAGGATCTGAAGACATCTCCCGGCACAAGTCATTCGCTCAATGGCAGCAATGGCCATGCCAGATTGATGGCCGAACGAGGAAACCTCATGGCAGAGTTAAAGAAGGGTAAAGGCTAAAAACACCTGGGTGAAAATTGAATGAGAACAGAGGAGCCTATGGCAAAATGGATCAAACAAGATCCGATATACTTGCAAAAATCAAAGCAGCTTCAGGCAAGAAATCTTGGCTGTTCCGCCGTCTCGAACTGGATCAACAACACTCGGATGCGTCATCTTGGCACGGCCCAGATCAGAATCTTCAGCATCGGCAGGATCAGATGTGATACGACCATTCGCGAATTCATCAACCGATATTAGGTCAGGGCACCATTACAGGCGAGCATGAATAATATCGCCTGCTTGCTCCTGATCACAGATTTGAACGAAAGCCAGAACATCCTCGAATGATTCATCAGGATGTGACGTAGTACACATGAACCGATCCTCCTTGCTTCCGTCCCCAACGATGATTTCATCGACAATGTCTTCAATCCGCCTGCTATCAGGGCCAAAGATCGCCAATAGCGAAACCTTCTCTGCCAAACACTGTTCGACAAAAGCATCCAGACGGCTCTCATCCATGATCGGACAATAAAGAATATATTTAGGAGCACCATTCATACGAGAAATGATATCATCGTAAAATCAAACCAGACAAGCTGAAATCAACAATTTGGAAATTGGGAAATCGCTTACAATTGGTGACCTTGTAAGAATAGCAAACTAAACTACAACCATGAAAATTCTCACGCTCCCCGGACTGGATGGCACTGGCGCATTGTTAGCTGAGTTTCAGGCAGAGCTTGGCCAGAAACATGAGGTGTCTGTGCTGTCTTACCCCGCAGACCTCACCCGCTATTCCGATCTGACAGATTGGATAGCAGAGCGCCTGCCAGAAGAAGAGTTCGTGCTGATTGCCGAGTCTTTTTCCGGACCGCTGGCCGCCATGATTGCTGCAGGAAAGCCCGCTCACTTGAAGGGTGTGATCTTTGTTGCCACCTTTGCCAAATCCCCTCGCCCAGCCCCTGCCTTTCTCGCTCATCTGCTTTGCGTCATGCCAACTCGATCAAGACTTCTATCAAAGTACGCGCAACCGCTTTTAATGGGACCATGGGCAAGCAAAACCTTTACCGCGCTCTTCTGCGATACTATGGAAAAAGTTCCACCGGCTACATTGTCCAAACGCTTGCATGAAGTCCTGCAGGTCAATGTCACCAAGCAATTGCATGAGATCAACGTCCCGATGCTTTATCTGCAAGCCAGCAATGACTGGCTGGTGCCCAAAAGAATGGCCAAAGGCTTCGCCCAAGCCTCTTGCTCAATCCAAAACATCAAAGGGCCGCACTTCCTCCTCCAGGCCAACCCCAAAGATGCCTCACAGGTGATTGAGGATTTCATCGCCGAATTATCAAAATCGGAATAAACGAGCCAATCTGAGACGCTTCACATCCCAGTCATCCAGTTCACACTGTCCGCAAAGCATTGCTTTGCTTCATACCGGGTGTGGGGCCAGTCGCTGCCCCAGAGCAGGTGCTCGGGGCCGAGATGTTCAGCCAGATGGGTGAAGACGGGTTTGATCTGCTCTGCGGCTTGCGCAACCGAGAGATCAGGAAAGACACGATAAGGTGCGGAGCATTTGACGAATAACTGCTCGGCTGGTGCGTAGGTCATCGCCGCCATCCCGTCACAAGACAGAGGGTTGCTTGCATCTGGCAGGCCAAAATGATCGACCACCACCTGCTGGCTCCAGGATAGCAATTGTGACAAAGGCTTTGCCAGACGCGGGCCTTCACAATGCAGCTCCACATGCCAGCCAAGCTGATCAGCCAAACGGACCAGACTTTCCCAATCTGATAAATCAGCGACCTCAGTATCGCTTTTGCCAACCACATTCAGGCGCAAACCAATAACCCCACGTGCAGAAAAGTCTTCCAACGCGGCCCGATCAAGGCTTTTATCCTGCGGGTCCAGCACCACGACAGCGCGGAAAGTCAGACCATCCTTGCCGTCCATCTGCACCATTTGATCCAGCATATAGCTGTTGTCAGCACCCAGAAAACTGGGCTGCACCAGAATGGCCCCATCCAGATCATGCTCTTGCAGATGTTGGCAATAAGTCTTTGGTTCTGCGTGATAATCAGGCGTATAGCGGCGCGGGCTCGCCATGGGTAGATCAGAGCGAAAGATATGCGCGTGCCCGTCAAATCGGCCAGCCAATCCGCCCATGAGAGCATTGGCGCCTGACAAATTCGACAGCCATTCCGCCGCACGTCCCTGATCCATATTGATGCCCCTTCAAAATGACCGGTCAATTTTCCGGCTTGACTTATCTACTTCTATATAGAACTATAGATGCAACAGAAAGGCAAGCACGAACATGACTGCTCAAGAATTATCTGGTGATCAAAGACTTCCCATCTATCAGCGTCTGGCAGATGTCTTGCGTCGCGACGTGACCGAAGGCCGCCTGCGCCCCGGCGACCGCGTGCCATCAGACAATGAATTGTCCCAGACCTATCAACTGGCCCCCGGCACCGTGCGCAAGGCACTGGATCTGCTGGTCAGTGAGGAATTGTTCGAGCGCTTTCATGGCCGCGGCACCTTTGTCCGCCGCCCCAGCTTTGACAGCTCGCTCTTTCGCTTCTTTCGCTTCCGCTCATCGGACGGCACCAGCGCCGTGCCAGAAGGCCGCATTCTGCGCCGGGTGACGGAAAATGTCCCCTCTTACATTGCCCGTCAACTGAAAATCGAGGAAGGCGCTTCTGCCATTTCCATGAGCCGTCTGCGTTTGATCGATGATGTGCCGATCATTGCCGAGGAAATCTGGCTACCGCTTGATCGCTTTGAAGCCTTTCTGGACATCCCGACCGGGGAAGTTGGCAATCTGCTTTACCCCGTCTATGACGAGGCCTGCGGCCAGTTGATCGCAAAGGCCGAAGAAACCCTTACTGCCGAAGCCGCCAGCGAACAGACCGCGCGCCTTTTGCGGATCGAGACCGGAACACCGGTCATGATGATCGACCGTCTGGCCAAAGGCTATGACGGAACCCCCATGGAATGGCGTCGCTCTCGGGGACGAGCTGACCTCTTCCACTATCACACCGAAATTCGCTGAGTTCCAAAATGTCAAAGTCCTGAGCCAAGCCCTCTCCCCCACCCAAACCGCCCACGAGGGTACCATTTCGGGTGGTTTGGGAGGGGGAGAGGGCAGGAAATGCGGCTCCAAACAAAGACTCATTAAAATCCGGGAGGAAATTATGAAATTCGTCAAATCTCTGGGCCTCGGCTTGCTCGCCGCGGTCCTGTCGTCCAGTGCTGCCTTCGCCAAACCGATTGAAGTGCGCATTGCCAGCCATGTGTCATCCTTTTCGCCCCTGCATGCACAGTCCGAACTGTTCGCAGCCGAGGTCGAAAAACGCCTGCCCGGTCAGTTTGAATTCAAACTGTTCCCCGGTGGTCAGCTGGGCAAGGAAAAGGACCTGATGACCAATGTTCAGGCCGGTTCCCTTGAAATGATCAATGTGGCATCGGGCGTGATGAAACTGGACAAGAAGCTTGGCGTTTTCGATTTGCCTTGGCTCTTTTCTGATCGCGACCATGTCAAACGTGCCATGAAAGCCGGACTGGAAGACGCCATCCGCACCCGCATCGAAGAGGTTGGCTCGGTCAAAGTGATCGGCGTGTATGAAAATGGCTTCCGTCATGTCATCAATACCGAGCGCGCCATCGGCGAACCTTTCGATCTGGAAGGCCTGAAGATCCGCATTTCCGGCGGCAAATTCCGTCAGGGCGTTTTCCAGCAGATGGGCGCAACCCCGCAGAAAGTCTCCTGGGGTGAAACCTTCACTGCACTGCAAGCCGGTGTCGTGGATGGCGCAGAAGCCGCAACCTATGGCTTTTACGAGCAAAAGCATTTCGAGGTCGCCAAGCATCTCTCCCTCACCGGCCATGTCTATACGCCATCCTTCCTGCTGGCTTCGACCGACTTCTTCGACAGCCTGACCGATGAGCAGAAGAAGGTCTTCACTGAAGTTGGCAAGGAAATCACCGACGCGGCTTACGACGCTTCCGCCAGTCTGGAAGCCAAATATTTCGAAGAAATGAAAGGCAAGCTGAAGATCAATGACGTTGATCTGGATGCTTTCAAGAAGGCCACAGCCAAGAGCTATGACACCTATGTCAAAAGCCAGGGTGATGATTATCTGACCATCATCCGCAACGCGGCCAAATAATCATGCTGCGTCTTCTGGACAAGATCGTTGAGGCTATGGCGGTGTTCACCTTCGCCATTTCCTCGGCCTTCGTTTTTCTCAATGTGGTCAATCGCTATCTGGTGCTTGGCCTGATGCGCGATTGGGCCAAGGCCAATGAAGCCATGCGCCCGTTCTATTTCTGGGTGCGCGATCTGCTGGGCAATATCGTGGTCACAGCCGATGAAGTGCCCGGTCTGTTGCTGGTCTGGGTTGCCTTTCTCGGGGCCTATCTGACCATGCGCCGCGAAGGGCATATCGCCTTTGAACTGCTCGAGGAAAGCCTGCCGAAAGTCTGGCGCAAGATCCTGCGCGGCATAAACACCGCTCTCATTTGCGGCTTTCTGGTGCTGCTCTTCTGGCAATCCATCCGCATGATCCGCGTCGCTGGCGCAACAGAGATCGAGACTGCGGAAATTGCCCAAGGCTGGTTCATGCTCATCATGCCCCTTGCCGCTGTTCTATTGTTCATCGCCACCATCCAGCGGTTTCTGAGCCAAACCATGCAGGATAACGAAAGAAGCTGACCATGGCCTGGATTGTTGTTCTTCTTCTCCTGATGCTGATCCTGATTGGCACCCCCATCGGCTTTGCCCTGATGATCTCGGCCGCCATTGCCATGGCCATTTCCGATATCGATCTCATCATGGCTCCCATTCAGATGTTTTCCGGCGCAAACAAGGTGGTGCTGCTCGCCATTCCGCTCTTCATCTTCATGGGCGAATTGATGGGCGCCACCTCCATTTCCGAGCGCATCATCTCGCTGGCCCGCGCCCTTGTCGGCTGGATGCGCGGCGGCCTTGCCCATGTCAATGTGGTGACCTCCATGTTCATGGCCGAGATGTCCGGCTCTGCTGTCGCCGATGCTGCCGTCATGAGCAAAATCTTCGTGCCATCCATGGAAAAGCAGGGTTACCCGAAAAGCTTTGCCGCTGCGGTCACAGCCACCAGTGCAACGCTTGGCATCATCATTCCGCCCTCCATTCCCATGGTGCTGTATGGCGTCACCACCAATACTTCCATCAAGGATCTGTTCGTGGCGGGTATCATTCCAGGTTTGTTGCTAGGCGGGGCTTTCATGGTCACGTCCTACATCTTCGCACGCAAGGAAGGCCATCCGGTGGATGAACGCTTTGAGATGAAGCGCCTGAACAAAGCCTTCATCGGCGCGTTGGTGCCTTTGCTCATTCCTGTGCTGGTGGTTGGTGGTCTGATTGGCGGCTTTGTCACCCCAACCGAGGCTGCAACCCTTGGTGTGGTCGCAGCCCTTCTTTATGGCTGGCCCATTCGCAGGGATCTCAATCTCAAAGCCGTCTATGAGCTTGGCTCCATCACCGTGCGCCAGACATCGGTGGTCATGATGATCATTGCAGGTTCTGCAGTGCTGGGGCAATTCCTCGCCAATGAGCAGATCCCGCAGCAGATTGCCTCCGGCCTTGGTGGACTGACCGAGAGCTTCGTGCTGCGCATGTTGCTGATCAATGTCTTCCTGCTGTTTTTGGGGATGTTCCTGCATGCCTCTGCCGCCATCATCGTGGTGGTGCCGATGCTTTTGCCATTGGCGCAGGAAATGGGCATCGATCCGGTGCATTTTGGCGTGATTGTCTGCCTCAATCTCGGCATTGGCCAGCAGACCCCACCCGTCGCCTCAGTTCTATTGACCGTTTGCTCGGTCACCGGCCTGAAGGTCGAAAATGTCATGGGCTATTGCAAATGGTTCATCCTGGCCATGTTCGTGACCTTGATGATCGTCGCCTTCATCCCGCAAACAGCCACATGGCTAGGCGGTTGATCAAAAGCTGCCATCCGGGGGAGATCTCCGGATGGCAGGCTGCAGGATTGATAATCGATCCTGGAAGGGTCAATCATCATCCGGGCGCAGAATGAAAACGGCACAAGGAGCACGACGCGACACACGCGAGGCCGTTGAGCCAAGAAAATAGTCCTTCACGCCCGGCTTGTGCGATCCGACAACAATCAGATCGATTTGGTTTTGCCGGGCAAATTCCGCAATCTGCACACCCGGCTTCCCTGACACTGTTTGAGTGGAGACATCTTTCGCACCATCTGCGGCAGCCTCCAGCTTCTCCTTGATCCGTGACGTGAGATGATTTTCCGAGCCACTATCGACAAACTCGGCCACAAAACCCGGAATCTCTTCAAGCACGGTGAGAAGAGTGATCTTGCCCCCTTCTGCAAGCAGGCGGCGCGCAACTGCAATCTTGCTGGAAACGATGCCTTCATGATCCAGAGCGACGGGAATTAGAATATGTTTATACATGATCTGCTCCATACATGTTCAATCAATTGACGGTTGAATAGTCCAAAACACCAAGGGCAATGCCGACAAGCACCGCCAGAAAAGCCGTTTCCGCAACCAGCAGGGCGACAGCTGGAAAGCCCACATTCATCACTTCTTTCGGCATGGTTTTAAGCCCCACCGAAGCGATGGAGGTCAGCAGCAACCAACGCGAGGCTTGCGAGGCTGCTTCAACAACATTCTCAGGCACCCATCCCGCAGTCCGCAAAGCAGCCAGCACAATGAAACCGAGCACGAAAACCGGCACCAGAGGAGGCCGCTTGCCATCCACCTCGCTGGTTTTTGACAAGGACCGGATCACAAGCGCCGCAATCACGACGATGGGAGCCAGCATCACCACTCTGAGAAGCTTGACCAGGGTCGCCACATTCCCCGTTTCCTCGGACACCGAAAATCCTGCTCCGACCACTTGAGCCACATCATGCACAGTGGCACCAATGAAAATCCCGGTCACACGGTCGTCGAATCCGAGCACGGCACCAAGAATTGGATAAACAATCATGGCAAGGGTCGAGAGCAAGGTTACACCCACCACGGTGAAGATGAGATGCTCTTCCGAACGTTCGTCTTTTGGCAGGATGGCCGCAATCGCCATGGCAGCAGACGCCCCGCAGATGGCAACCGCTCCGGAGGAAAGAAACGCAAATCGATAACTGAACCCGAAAAAGCGCGAAATCACCAGACCGAAAGTGATGGTCGCGATGACGCCCAAAACCACAAGCAACACAACCTGCCAGCCAAGCAGGATAAGCAGATCTGCACTGATCCGCACACCAAGCAGAGCAACTCCGAGCCGCAGCAATGGCCTGGACCCAAACTCTATACCGGCCTTGCCCGGCCCTTCACGTCCGAGAAAATTAAGCGAAATACCAAAGAGCAATGCCAGCAGCATCGCTGGTGCACCGTAATGTTCGGCGATGAACTGACTGGCAAGGGCAATGATGCCTGCAATCAACAGTCCGGGCATC
It includes:
- a CDS encoding amidohydrolase family protein, whose amino-acid sequence is MDQGRAAEWLSNLSGANALMGGLAGRFDGHAHIFRSDLPMASPRRYTPDYHAEPKTYCQHLQEHDLDGAILVQPSFLGADNSYMLDQMVQMDGKDGLTFRAVVVLDPQDKSLDRAALEDFSARGVIGLRLNVVGKSDTEVADLSDWESLVRLADQLGWHVELHCEGPRLAKPLSQLLSWSQQVVVDHFGLPDASNPLSCDGMAAMTYAPAEQLFVKCSAPYRVFPDLSVAQAAEQIKPVFTHLAEHLGPEHLLWGSDWPHTRYEAKQCFADSVNWMTGM
- a CDS encoding GntR family transcriptional regulator; this encodes MTAQELSGDQRLPIYQRLADVLRRDVTEGRLRPGDRVPSDNELSQTYQLAPGTVRKALDLLVSEELFERFHGRGTFVRRPSFDSSLFRFFRFRSSDGTSAVPEGRILRRVTENVPSYIARQLKIEEGASAISMSRLRLIDDVPIIAEEIWLPLDRFEAFLDIPTGEVGNLLYPVYDEACGQLIAKAEETLTAEAASEQTARLLRIETGTPVMMIDRLAKGYDGTPMEWRRSRGRADLFHYHTEIR
- a CDS encoding TRAP transporter substrate-binding protein, with protein sequence MKFVKSLGLGLLAAVLSSSAAFAKPIEVRIASHVSSFSPLHAQSELFAAEVEKRLPGQFEFKLFPGGQLGKEKDLMTNVQAGSLEMINVASGVMKLDKKLGVFDLPWLFSDRDHVKRAMKAGLEDAIRTRIEEVGSVKVIGVYENGFRHVINTERAIGEPFDLEGLKIRISGGKFRQGVFQQMGATPQKVSWGETFTALQAGVVDGAEAATYGFYEQKHFEVAKHLSLTGHVYTPSFLLASTDFFDSLTDEQKKVFTEVGKEITDAAYDASASLEAKYFEEMKGKLKINDVDLDAFKKATAKSYDTYVKSQGDDYLTIIRNAAK
- a CDS encoding TRAP transporter small permease; the protein is MLRLLDKIVEAMAVFTFAISSAFVFLNVVNRYLVLGLMRDWAKANEAMRPFYFWVRDLLGNIVVTADEVPGLLLVWVAFLGAYLTMRREGHIAFELLEESLPKVWRKILRGINTALICGFLVLLFWQSIRMIRVAGATEIETAEIAQGWFMLIMPLAAVLLFIATIQRFLSQTMQDNERS
- a CDS encoding TRAP transporter large permease, which encodes MAWIVVLLLLMLILIGTPIGFALMISAAIAMAISDIDLIMAPIQMFSGANKVVLLAIPLFIFMGELMGATSISERIISLARALVGWMRGGLAHVNVVTSMFMAEMSGSAVADAAVMSKIFVPSMEKQGYPKSFAAAVTATSATLGIIIPPSIPMVLYGVTTNTSIKDLFVAGIIPGLLLGGAFMVTSYIFARKEGHPVDERFEMKRLNKAFIGALVPLLIPVLVVGGLIGGFVTPTEAATLGVVAALLYGWPIRRDLNLKAVYELGSITVRQTSVVMMIIAGSAVLGQFLANEQIPQQIASGLGGLTESFVLRMLLINVFLLFLGMFLHASAAIIVVVPMLLPLAQEMGIDPVHFGVIVCLNLGIGQQTPPVASVLLTVCSVTGLKVENVMGYCKWFILAMFVTLMIVAFIPQTATWLGG
- a CDS encoding universal stress protein, whose translation is MYKHILIPVALDHEGIVSSKIAVARRLLAEGGKITLLTVLEEIPGFVAEFVDSGSENHLTSRIKEKLEAAADGAKDVSTQTVSGKPGVQIAEFARQNQIDLIVVGSHKPGVKDYFLGSTASRVSRRAPCAVFILRPDDD
- a CDS encoding YeiH family protein encodes the protein MPNSEDNMEKAAYHSALFDRVTPLMPGLLIAGIIALASQFIAEHYGAPAMLLALLFGISLNFLGREGPGKAGIEFGSRPLLRLGVALLGVRISADLLILLGWQVVLLVVLGVIATITFGLVISRFFGFSYRFAFLSSGAVAICGASAAMAIAAILPKDERSEEHLIFTVVGVTLLSTLAMIVYPILGAVLGFDDRVTGIFIGATVHDVAQVVGAGFSVSEETGNVATLVKLLRVVMLAPIVVIAALVIRSLSKTSEVDGKRPPLVPVFVLGFIVLAALRTAGWVPENVVEAASQASRWLLLTSIASVGLKTMPKEVMNVGFPAVALLVAETAFLAVLVGIALGVLDYSTVN